In the Anastrepha obliqua isolate idAnaObli1 chromosome 1, idAnaObli1_1.0, whole genome shotgun sequence genome, one interval contains:
- the LOC129243447 gene encoding probable multidrug resistance-associated protein lethal(2)03659 isoform X1 — protein sequence MNRTRKKVERPKNPYETVNFLSSWSFWWMRDIFRQGLRGPLREEDLYQNLSSLDSETLTDKFSKLWEDERLREKPSILRVIGRAYGSVFLPLGVLYSISESICKSIQPLLLGGFVAYFVEGQTTTTESQAYQFAAGIVLCSVIPVIAFHPFIFYIIRVGTKIRLGLSGLIYRKCLQISKNASNDGLRGRAINILSNDVGQFDVALAFLHDLWKGPAESLIIGYLMYREIGISAIIGVAFMLSFIPLQAYVGKKAAYYRRRTAERTDLRVKLMNEIIQGIQVIKMYAWENSFAKLIADVRLKEVRAIKGTSYIHAALGCTSMISPLSVFLALVSYIYLGDSLTAKRVYTVSSYFNMLNDSMVHFWPLAITFVSEATVSAKRVGEFLQDGDAAATPILINDKKSEAKNNNNKGSEKVELNGQINNLPNSYDSSSGREIYPNAEQKGIDIRNVSATWDTSEPNDFKGNVALSDINVKIEERALVAIVGPVGSGKSTLLNALLGEVKINSGLIVINGKISYAAQEPWVFEGTVRDNIVFVDSYNERRYKKVIKVCCLERDLELMPNGDLTIVGERGVSLSGGQKARVNLARAIYHRADIYLLDDPLSAVDTHVGKHIFERCVAEFLNDKIVILVTHQLQYLFDVEQLVLMNSGRIEAKGRYQDLQKNEKYQFLLMQATYETQNEPADSTDAISIDSHMSRSESEKSMEHHQLLRPDEIPVEDENQEQQAVGSVKFSVYMSYFKSLESPILQLIIMALFICARFMLTGVDYFLSRWVIWEEKVSIANGDPLADIYENATLTRNETLANIYENVTLKGNETLNNRTLEHDMDDEEAHRQELVVSYAIILGATMVVYILRTFGFFRMCLQISLKLHDRLFRGITRTSMHFFNVNSSGRILNRFSKDIRVVDTDVPHTLLDCIAFVIDVSGVLIIVAVANYWLLVPAAFIVTCLFLFRYIYINTSRSVKRIDSITRSPIYSLTNQTFQGLSTIRALQAESALDSEFHDYMNGNTCAWFLFISSTRAFAIWSDVLCVLYIAAVTFSFLVLRSEFNSGDVGLAILHSMTMIGMCQWGMRQTAELENDMTSVERILEYTQQPPEPPLHTDPHKKPKGEWPSEGRIEFVDLKLRYSPKDSYVLKGLTFTIEPQEKIGIVGRTGAGKSSIIQSLFRLACNEGVIRVDDVDIESLGLHDLRTKISIIPQDPVLFSGTLRYNLDPMEERSDDEVWKALEDVELKSHVSTLIGGIACRMYDGGSNLSVGQRQLVCLARAILRNNKILILDEATANVDPETDKLIQKTIRIKFAKCTVLTIAHRLHTVMDSDRVLVMDAGQMVELGHPYELLQHPNGFLRQLTDHTGFSMANMLMQAAEASYKQSKKDL from the exons ATGAACCGGACTAGAAAAAAGGTTGAACGTCCAAAAAATCCATATGAAACGGTGAATTTTCTCTCAAGCTGGAGTTTCTG gtGGATGAGAGACATCTTTCGGCAGGGACTTCGGGGGCCACTTAGGGAGGAGGATTTATATCAAAATCTTAGCTCATTGGACAGCGAAACACTTACCGATAAATTCAGTAAGCTCTGGGAAGATGAGAGATTGCGTGAGAAACCCAGTATTTTGCGCGTGATTGGACGTGCTTATGGATCAGTATTTTTGCCACTTGGTGTTCTCTATTCCATAAGTGAATCGATTTGCAA ATCTATACAACCGTTACTACTTGGCGGTTTTGTGGCCTACTTTGTCGAGGGCCAGACTACCACTACCGAATCACAAGCTTACCAATTCGCTGCCGGCATCGTGCTATGCTCTGTGATACCTGTAATTGCATTTCACCCATTCATTTTCTACATTATTCGAGTAGGCACTAAAATAAGACTCGGCTTATCAGGTCTCATATATCGTAAATGCttacaaatttcgaaaaacgCCAGTAACGATGGTTTGCGTGGACGCGCCATTAATATCCTATCAAACGATGTAGGACAATTCGATGTGGCGCTAGCGTTTCTACATGACCTGTGGAAGGGACCGGCTGAATCCTTGATCATAGGCTATCTTATGTATCGAGAGATTGGCATATCAGCAATCATTGGAGTGGCATTCATGCTGAGCTTTATTCCTTTACAAGCATACGTTGGCAAAAAGGCCGCGTATTATCGTCGCAGAACTGCCGAGCGTACGGACTTGCGTGTAAAattaatgaatgaaattattcagGGCATTCAAGTGATCAAAATGTACGCGTGGGAAAATTCATTTGCCAAACTCATAGCGGACGTACGACTAAAGGAGGTCAGGGCCATAAAGGGTACTTCTTACATACACGCCGCTCTGGGCTGTACTTCAATGATATCACCACTGTCGGTTTTCCTCGCATTGGTGTCTTACATTTATCTCGGCGACTCATTGACGGCCAAGCGTGTGTACACCGTATCTTCCTATTTTAATATGCTTAATGATTCGATGGTACACTTTTGGCCGTTGGCAATAACTTTCGTATCTGAGGCAACGGTATCCGCCAAGCGTGTTGGAGAATTTTTGCAAGACGGCGATGCTGCAGCGACTCCTATACTTATAAATGATAAGAAATctgaagcaaaaaataataataacaaaggcAGTGAAAAAGTGGAACTGAATGGGCAGATTAATAATTTGCCGAATTCTTATGATTCCTCAAGTGGCCGCGAAATTTATCCTAACGCTGAGCAGAAGGGCATTGATATAAGAAATGTGAGCGCCACATGGGATACCAGTGAGCCCAATGATTTCAAGGGCAATGTGGCGCTTTCGGATATTAATGTTAAAATTGAAGAAAGAGCCTTAGTAGCCATAGTTGGTCCCGTGGGCTCTGGAAAGTCCACGCTGCTCAATGCATTACTCGGGGAAGTGAAAATAAATTCCGGCCTAATAGTGATCAATGGCAAAATATCCTACGCCGCTCAAGAGCCTTGGGTTTTTGAAGGTACTGTGCGCGACAACATCGTATTCGTGGACTCATACAACGAGCGGCGCTACAAGAAAGTCATCAAAGTTTGCTGCCTAGAACGCGATCTAGAACTAATGCCCAATGGGGATTTAACAATTGTGGGGGAGCGCGGTGTAAGCTTGAGTGGTGGACAAAAAGCGCGTGTAAATCTAGCTCGCGCAATTTATCACAGAGCTGATATTTATCTGCTGGACGATCCACTATCCGCTGTGGATACTCATGTGGGCAAGCATATCTTCGAGCGGTGTGTTGCAGAGTTTCTGAATGATAAGATAGTCATTTTAGTCACACACCAGCTCCAGTACCTTTTCGATGTGGAGCAATTAGTTCTCATGAACTCGGGACGTATTGAGGCCAAAGGCAGGTATCAAGACTTGCAAAAAAACGAGAAATATCAATTCCTACTGATGCAAGCCACTTACGAGACACAAAATGAGCCAGCAGATTCAACGGATGCTATTAGTATTGATAGCCATATGTCTCGCAGTGAATCGGAGAAGAGCATGGAACATCATCAGTTGTTAAGGCCGGATGAAATACCTGTCGAGGATGAGAACCAGGAGCAACAGGCGGTGGGCTCGGTGAAGTTCAGCGTGTATATGTCGTACTTTAAGTCACTTGAAAGCCCCATTTTACAATTGATTATCATGGCCTTATTTATATGTGCGCGCTTTATGTTGACTGGTGTGGATTACTTTTTGTCCAGATG GGTAATTTGGGAAGAAAAGGTATCGATAGCAAATGGCGACCCTCTAGCAGATATATATGAAAATGCTACCCTCACGAGGAATGAAACTCTagcaaatatatatgaaaatgttaCTCTCAAGGGGAATGAAACTCTGAACAATCGAACGCTGGAACACGATATGGATGATGAAGAAGCACACCGGCAGGAATTAGTGGTTTCCTACGCTATTATACTGGGTGCAACAATGGTCGTCTATATACTGCGTACTTTCGGGTTCTTCAGAATGTGTCTTCAAATATCTTTGAAACTGCATGATCGTCTTTTCCGTGGTATTACCCGCACAAGCATGCATTTCTTTAATGTCAATTCATCTGGTAGGATTCTGAATCGCTTTTCTAAAGACATTCGCGTGGTTGATACTGATGTGCCACACACTCTGTTGGACTGCATAGCG TTCGTTATCGATGTTTCTGGTGTTCTTATAATTGTCGCCGTTGCCAATTATTGGCTGTTGGTACCAGCTGCATTTATTGTCACCTGTCTATTTCTGTTCCGGTACATCTATATCAATACCAGTCGCAGTGTTAAGCGAATAGATTCAATTA CTCGTAGTCCCATTTATTCATTGACAAATCAGACGTTTCAAGGACTTAGTACCATACGGGCTCTACAAGCTGAGTCTGCACTTGATTCTGAATTTCACGATTACATGAACGGCAATACTTGCGCCTGGTTTCTATTTATATCTAGCACCCGCGCCTTTGCCATATGGTCCGACGTTTTGTGTGTCCTTTACATTGCGGCTGTGACTTTTAGCTTTCTGGTGTTACGCAGTGAGTTCAATAGCGGCGATGTTGGCTTGGCTATATTGCATTCTATGACCATGATTGGTATGTGCCAGTGGGGCATGCGGCAAACGGCGGAATTGGAGAATGATATGACTAGTGTGGAACGTATACTCGAGTACACGCAGCAGCCACCAGAGCCGCCATTGCATACAGATCCACATAAAAAGCCAAAGGGTGAATGGCCCAGCGAAGGGCGCATAGAGTTTGTTGATTTGAAATTACGGTATTCTCCGAAGGACTCTTATGTACTGAAAGGCTTGACCTTCACCATAGAACCTCAAGAGAAGATTGGTATTGTTGGGCGTACTGGTGCGGGAAAATCTTCCATTATACAGTCACTGTTTCGATTGGCCTGTAATGAGGGTGTGATACGGGTGGACGATGTAGATATAGAAAGCCTCGGATTGCATGACTTAAGAACCAAAATATCAATAATACCTCAGGATCCAGTATTGTTTTCAGGCACTTTACGCTACAATTTGGATCCCATGGAAGAGCGTAGTGATGATGAAGTGTGGAAGGCATTGGAAGATGTAGAACTAAAGTCGCATGTATCCACGTTGATTGGGGGCATTGCCTGCCGTATGTATGACGGGGGATCAAACTTAAGTGTGGGCCAGCGGCAGTTAGTGTGCCTAGCACGAGCTATCCTCAGGAATAATAAGATACTTATACTAGACGAGGCGACCGCCAACGTTGATCCAga GACCGACAAGTTAATTCAGAAAACGATTCGTATCAAATTCGCCAAATGCACAGTGTTGACCATAGCACACCGTCTGCACACTGTTATGGATAGCGATCGTGTGCTGGTAATGGATGCCGGGCAGATGGTAGAATTGGGTCATCCATATGAGTTGCTGCAGCATCCGAATGGCTTTCTAAGACAATTGACCGACCACACTGGATTTTCGATGGCCAATATGCTGATGCAAGCAGCCGAGGCGAGttacaaacaaagcaaaaaggATCTGTGA
- the LOC129243447 gene encoding probable multidrug resistance-associated protein lethal(2)03659 isoform X2 has product MNRTRKKVERPKNPYETVNFLSSWSFWWMRDIFRQGLRGPLREEDLYQNLSSLDSETLTDKFSKLWEDERLREKPSILRVIGRAYGSVFLPLGVLYSISESICKSIQPLLLGGFVAYFVEGQTTTTESQAYQFAAGIVLCSVIPVIAFHPFIFYIIRVGTKIRLGLSGLIYRKCLQISKNASNDGLRGRAINILSNDVGQFDVALAFLHDLWKGPAESLIIGYLMYREIGISAIIGVAFMLSFIPLQAYVGKKAAYYRRRTAERTDLRVKLMNEIIQGIQVIKMYAWENSFAKLIADVRLKEVRAIKGTSYIHAALGCTSMISPLSVFLALVSYIYLGDSLTAKRVYTVSSYFNMLNDSMVHFWPLAITFVSEATVSAKRVGEFLQDGDAAATPILINDKKSEAKNNNNKGSEKVELNGQINNLPNSYDSSSGREIYPNAEQKGIDIRNVSATWDTSEPNDFKGNVALSDINVKIEERALVAIVGPVGSGKSTLLNALLGEVKINSGLIVINGKISYAAQEPWVFEGTVRDNIVFVDSYNERRYKKVIKVCCLERDLELMPNGDLTIVGERGVSLSGGQKARVNLARAIYHRADIYLLDDPLSAVDTHVGKHIFERCVAEFLNDKIVILVTHQLQYLFDVEQLVLMNSGRIEAKGRYQDLQKNEKYQFLLMQATYETQNEPADSTDAISIDSHMSRSESEKSMEHHQLLRPDEIPVEDENQEQQAVGSVKFSVYMSYFKSLESPILQLIIMALFICARFMLTGVDYFLSRWVIWEEKVSIANGDPLADIYENATLTRNETLNNRTLEHDMDDEEAHRQELVVSYAIILGATMVVYILRTFGFFRMCLQISLKLHDRLFRGITRTSMHFFNVNSSGRILNRFSKDIRVVDTDVPHTLLDCIAFVIDVSGVLIIVAVANYWLLVPAAFIVTCLFLFRYIYINTSRSVKRIDSITRSPIYSLTNQTFQGLSTIRALQAESALDSEFHDYMNGNTCAWFLFISSTRAFAIWSDVLCVLYIAAVTFSFLVLRSEFNSGDVGLAILHSMTMIGMCQWGMRQTAELENDMTSVERILEYTQQPPEPPLHTDPHKKPKGEWPSEGRIEFVDLKLRYSPKDSYVLKGLTFTIEPQEKIGIVGRTGAGKSSIIQSLFRLACNEGVIRVDDVDIESLGLHDLRTKISIIPQDPVLFSGTLRYNLDPMEERSDDEVWKALEDVELKSHVSTLIGGIACRMYDGGSNLSVGQRQLVCLARAILRNNKILILDEATANVDPETDKLIQKTIRIKFAKCTVLTIAHRLHTVMDSDRVLVMDAGQMVELGHPYELLQHPNGFLRQLTDHTGFSMANMLMQAAEASYKQSKKDL; this is encoded by the exons ATGAACCGGACTAGAAAAAAGGTTGAACGTCCAAAAAATCCATATGAAACGGTGAATTTTCTCTCAAGCTGGAGTTTCTG gtGGATGAGAGACATCTTTCGGCAGGGACTTCGGGGGCCACTTAGGGAGGAGGATTTATATCAAAATCTTAGCTCATTGGACAGCGAAACACTTACCGATAAATTCAGTAAGCTCTGGGAAGATGAGAGATTGCGTGAGAAACCCAGTATTTTGCGCGTGATTGGACGTGCTTATGGATCAGTATTTTTGCCACTTGGTGTTCTCTATTCCATAAGTGAATCGATTTGCAA ATCTATACAACCGTTACTACTTGGCGGTTTTGTGGCCTACTTTGTCGAGGGCCAGACTACCACTACCGAATCACAAGCTTACCAATTCGCTGCCGGCATCGTGCTATGCTCTGTGATACCTGTAATTGCATTTCACCCATTCATTTTCTACATTATTCGAGTAGGCACTAAAATAAGACTCGGCTTATCAGGTCTCATATATCGTAAATGCttacaaatttcgaaaaacgCCAGTAACGATGGTTTGCGTGGACGCGCCATTAATATCCTATCAAACGATGTAGGACAATTCGATGTGGCGCTAGCGTTTCTACATGACCTGTGGAAGGGACCGGCTGAATCCTTGATCATAGGCTATCTTATGTATCGAGAGATTGGCATATCAGCAATCATTGGAGTGGCATTCATGCTGAGCTTTATTCCTTTACAAGCATACGTTGGCAAAAAGGCCGCGTATTATCGTCGCAGAACTGCCGAGCGTACGGACTTGCGTGTAAAattaatgaatgaaattattcagGGCATTCAAGTGATCAAAATGTACGCGTGGGAAAATTCATTTGCCAAACTCATAGCGGACGTACGACTAAAGGAGGTCAGGGCCATAAAGGGTACTTCTTACATACACGCCGCTCTGGGCTGTACTTCAATGATATCACCACTGTCGGTTTTCCTCGCATTGGTGTCTTACATTTATCTCGGCGACTCATTGACGGCCAAGCGTGTGTACACCGTATCTTCCTATTTTAATATGCTTAATGATTCGATGGTACACTTTTGGCCGTTGGCAATAACTTTCGTATCTGAGGCAACGGTATCCGCCAAGCGTGTTGGAGAATTTTTGCAAGACGGCGATGCTGCAGCGACTCCTATACTTATAAATGATAAGAAATctgaagcaaaaaataataataacaaaggcAGTGAAAAAGTGGAACTGAATGGGCAGATTAATAATTTGCCGAATTCTTATGATTCCTCAAGTGGCCGCGAAATTTATCCTAACGCTGAGCAGAAGGGCATTGATATAAGAAATGTGAGCGCCACATGGGATACCAGTGAGCCCAATGATTTCAAGGGCAATGTGGCGCTTTCGGATATTAATGTTAAAATTGAAGAAAGAGCCTTAGTAGCCATAGTTGGTCCCGTGGGCTCTGGAAAGTCCACGCTGCTCAATGCATTACTCGGGGAAGTGAAAATAAATTCCGGCCTAATAGTGATCAATGGCAAAATATCCTACGCCGCTCAAGAGCCTTGGGTTTTTGAAGGTACTGTGCGCGACAACATCGTATTCGTGGACTCATACAACGAGCGGCGCTACAAGAAAGTCATCAAAGTTTGCTGCCTAGAACGCGATCTAGAACTAATGCCCAATGGGGATTTAACAATTGTGGGGGAGCGCGGTGTAAGCTTGAGTGGTGGACAAAAAGCGCGTGTAAATCTAGCTCGCGCAATTTATCACAGAGCTGATATTTATCTGCTGGACGATCCACTATCCGCTGTGGATACTCATGTGGGCAAGCATATCTTCGAGCGGTGTGTTGCAGAGTTTCTGAATGATAAGATAGTCATTTTAGTCACACACCAGCTCCAGTACCTTTTCGATGTGGAGCAATTAGTTCTCATGAACTCGGGACGTATTGAGGCCAAAGGCAGGTATCAAGACTTGCAAAAAAACGAGAAATATCAATTCCTACTGATGCAAGCCACTTACGAGACACAAAATGAGCCAGCAGATTCAACGGATGCTATTAGTATTGATAGCCATATGTCTCGCAGTGAATCGGAGAAGAGCATGGAACATCATCAGTTGTTAAGGCCGGATGAAATACCTGTCGAGGATGAGAACCAGGAGCAACAGGCGGTGGGCTCGGTGAAGTTCAGCGTGTATATGTCGTACTTTAAGTCACTTGAAAGCCCCATTTTACAATTGATTATCATGGCCTTATTTATATGTGCGCGCTTTATGTTGACTGGTGTGGATTACTTTTTGTCCAGATG GGTAATTTGGGAAGAAAAGGTATCGATAGCAAATGGCGACCCTCTAGCAGATATATATGAAAATGCTACCCTCACGA GGAATGAAACTCTGAACAATCGAACGCTGGAACACGATATGGATGATGAAGAAGCACACCGGCAGGAATTAGTGGTTTCCTACGCTATTATACTGGGTGCAACAATGGTCGTCTATATACTGCGTACTTTCGGGTTCTTCAGAATGTGTCTTCAAATATCTTTGAAACTGCATGATCGTCTTTTCCGTGGTATTACCCGCACAAGCATGCATTTCTTTAATGTCAATTCATCTGGTAGGATTCTGAATCGCTTTTCTAAAGACATTCGCGTGGTTGATACTGATGTGCCACACACTCTGTTGGACTGCATAGCG TTCGTTATCGATGTTTCTGGTGTTCTTATAATTGTCGCCGTTGCCAATTATTGGCTGTTGGTACCAGCTGCATTTATTGTCACCTGTCTATTTCTGTTCCGGTACATCTATATCAATACCAGTCGCAGTGTTAAGCGAATAGATTCAATTA CTCGTAGTCCCATTTATTCATTGACAAATCAGACGTTTCAAGGACTTAGTACCATACGGGCTCTACAAGCTGAGTCTGCACTTGATTCTGAATTTCACGATTACATGAACGGCAATACTTGCGCCTGGTTTCTATTTATATCTAGCACCCGCGCCTTTGCCATATGGTCCGACGTTTTGTGTGTCCTTTACATTGCGGCTGTGACTTTTAGCTTTCTGGTGTTACGCAGTGAGTTCAATAGCGGCGATGTTGGCTTGGCTATATTGCATTCTATGACCATGATTGGTATGTGCCAGTGGGGCATGCGGCAAACGGCGGAATTGGAGAATGATATGACTAGTGTGGAACGTATACTCGAGTACACGCAGCAGCCACCAGAGCCGCCATTGCATACAGATCCACATAAAAAGCCAAAGGGTGAATGGCCCAGCGAAGGGCGCATAGAGTTTGTTGATTTGAAATTACGGTATTCTCCGAAGGACTCTTATGTACTGAAAGGCTTGACCTTCACCATAGAACCTCAAGAGAAGATTGGTATTGTTGGGCGTACTGGTGCGGGAAAATCTTCCATTATACAGTCACTGTTTCGATTGGCCTGTAATGAGGGTGTGATACGGGTGGACGATGTAGATATAGAAAGCCTCGGATTGCATGACTTAAGAACCAAAATATCAATAATACCTCAGGATCCAGTATTGTTTTCAGGCACTTTACGCTACAATTTGGATCCCATGGAAGAGCGTAGTGATGATGAAGTGTGGAAGGCATTGGAAGATGTAGAACTAAAGTCGCATGTATCCACGTTGATTGGGGGCATTGCCTGCCGTATGTATGACGGGGGATCAAACTTAAGTGTGGGCCAGCGGCAGTTAGTGTGCCTAGCACGAGCTATCCTCAGGAATAATAAGATACTTATACTAGACGAGGCGACCGCCAACGTTGATCCAga GACCGACAAGTTAATTCAGAAAACGATTCGTATCAAATTCGCCAAATGCACAGTGTTGACCATAGCACACCGTCTGCACACTGTTATGGATAGCGATCGTGTGCTGGTAATGGATGCCGGGCAGATGGTAGAATTGGGTCATCCATATGAGTTGCTGCAGCATCCGAATGGCTTTCTAAGACAATTGACCGACCACACTGGATTTTCGATGGCCAATATGCTGATGCAAGCAGCCGAGGCGAGttacaaacaaagcaaaaaggATCTGTGA